In Cystobacter ferrugineus, the following proteins share a genomic window:
- a CDS encoding serine/threonine-protein kinase — protein MTLIGSHIGRYRILEELGSGGMSVVYKGLDTALDREVAVKVLHPHLAHKSESRQRLAREARAVARLHHPNILEVFDFSAEGAREAFLVTEYVRGRTLKEYVDGQGPMEPPELAAMIVHEIAAALAHAHEAGVIHRDLKPENVMVREDGVLKLMDFGIARLLDAEERMTLTGALVGSPAHMAPEIIEGHEAGPAADIFSLGTILYGLVTGRLPFIAANATATLKRILDGAYEDPRQRAPTLSDELADICATCLARQPSRRYAHASALRDALADYLAGLGFARVGEELVSFFADPASYRKLMRPRIIATLLERGERLLAEERTPRALSCLNQVLALDGTNARAHTLLVGLERQRRRKRWRARGARIGGGLLLVSALGVGVHLALNRPVTSRRPEAPRPAPPISSSPAPAAKAPAATPSVPPAAESTTKPPPAPVERRPASDKKPTPPRPMAQASVPVPVPVSILVRPYGYIRVDDGARSAEPLAQHSATLTAGTHTVIISCDYCEDASESIEVRPGAENVFRLRAQLKASRLSFDFEPADALVRVGEVTRTARDTQTRPFDIPSTRGPAVFQHRVEYEVSRSGYRTEKRVAHVEPGKSDIVRGALVPE, from the coding sequence ATGACGCTCATCGGCAGCCACATCGGGCGCTACCGCATCCTCGAGGAGCTGGGCTCGGGGGGCATGAGCGTCGTCTACAAGGGGCTCGACACGGCGCTGGACCGCGAGGTGGCGGTCAAGGTCCTGCACCCCCACCTGGCGCACAAGAGCGAGTCGCGCCAGCGCCTGGCGCGCGAGGCCCGGGCGGTGGCCCGGCTGCACCACCCCAACATCCTCGAGGTGTTCGACTTCTCGGCCGAGGGAGCGCGCGAGGCCTTCCTCGTCACCGAGTACGTGCGCGGCCGCACCCTCAAGGAGTACGTGGACGGCCAGGGCCCGATGGAGCCCCCCGAGCTGGCCGCGATGATCGTCCATGAGATCGCCGCCGCGCTCGCCCACGCGCACGAGGCCGGCGTCATCCACCGCGACCTCAAGCCCGAGAACGTCATGGTGCGCGAGGACGGAGTGCTCAAGCTGATGGACTTCGGCATCGCCCGGCTGCTCGACGCCGAGGAGCGGATGACCCTCACCGGCGCGCTGGTGGGCTCGCCCGCGCACATGGCGCCGGAGATCATCGAGGGCCACGAGGCCGGGCCCGCCGCGGACATCTTCTCGCTGGGCACCATCCTCTACGGGCTCGTCACCGGACGGCTGCCCTTCATCGCCGCCAACGCCACCGCCACGCTCAAGCGCATCCTCGACGGCGCCTACGAGGATCCCCGCCAGCGCGCGCCCACGCTCTCGGACGAGCTGGCGGACATCTGCGCCACCTGCCTGGCCCGCCAGCCCTCGCGGCGCTACGCCCACGCGAGCGCGCTGCGCGACGCGCTGGCCGACTACCTCGCCGGGCTCGGCTTCGCGCGCGTGGGCGAGGAGCTGGTGTCCTTCTTCGCCGACCCGGCCTCGTACCGGAAGCTGATGCGCCCGCGCATCATCGCCACCCTGCTCGAGCGCGGCGAGCGCCTGCTCGCCGAGGAGCGCACGCCCCGGGCCCTCTCCTGCCTCAACCAGGTGCTCGCGCTCGACGGCACCAACGCGCGCGCGCACACCCTGCTCGTGGGACTGGAGCGACAGCGTCGCCGCAAGCGCTGGCGCGCACGGGGCGCGCGGATCGGCGGAGGGCTGCTGCTGGTCTCGGCGCTCGGCGTGGGCGTCCACCTCGCCCTGAACCGGCCCGTGACCTCGCGGCGGCCCGAGGCGCCCCGGCCCGCGCCTCCCATCTCGTCGTCCCCGGCCCCGGCGGCCAAGGCACCCGCGGCGACGCCCTCCGTTCCCCCCGCGGCGGAGTCCACCACGAAGCCGCCCCCGGCCCCCGTCGAGCGGCGCCCCGCGAGCGACAAGAAGCCCACCCCGCCGCGCCCCATGGCCCAGGCCTCCGTGCCCGTACCCGTGCCCGTCTCCATCCTGGTGCGGCCCTACGGCTACATCCGCGTGGACGACGGAGCACGCAGCGCCGAGCCGCTCGCCCAGCACTCGGCGACGCTCACGGCGGGCACACACACCGTCATCATCTCCTGCGACTACTGCGAGGACGCGAGCGAGAGCATCGAGGTGCGTCCGGGGGCGGAGAACGTCTTCCGGCTGCGTGCCCAGCTCAAGGCCTCGCGGCTGTCCTTCGACTTCGAGCCCGCGGATGCCCTGGTGCGCGTGGGAGAAGTGACGCGCACCGCCCGGGACACGCAGACCCGCCCCTTCGACATCCCCTCGACCCGCGGCCCTGCGGTCTTCCAGCACCGCGTGGAGTACGAGGTCAGCCGCTCGGGCTACCGCACCGAGAAGCGCGTGGCCCACGTCGAGCCGGGCAAGTCCGACATCGTGAGAGGAGCGCTCGTCCCCGAATGA
- a CDS encoding aldo/keto reductase, with product MDYVNLGHTGLKVSRICLGCMSYGSSKWRPWVLDEEASQPFFRRAVEAGINFFDTADMYSLGVSEEVTGRALRKYARLEELVLATKVFNPMSDKPNMGGLSRKHVVQGCEASLKRLGVETIDLYQIHRMDPNTPIEETLAALDLLVRQGKVRYIGASSSAAWKFAQALSLSERHGWARFVSMQNHYNLVYREEEREMLPLCEAEGIGVIPWSPLARGLLAGTRKSLDDKQTTTRAGSDAFAATLYDNPHDWDVVEAVKKVASARGNTPAEVSLAWLLSKPAVVAPIIGATKMDHLEAALRSLDVKLSPEEVRALEAPYQPHAVRGF from the coding sequence ATGGACTACGTCAACCTGGGACATACCGGTCTGAAGGTGTCGCGCATCTGCCTGGGCTGCATGAGCTACGGCAGCTCCAAGTGGCGCCCGTGGGTGCTGGACGAAGAGGCCTCGCAGCCCTTCTTCCGCCGCGCCGTGGAGGCCGGCATCAACTTCTTCGACACCGCGGACATGTACTCGCTCGGCGTGAGCGAGGAGGTCACCGGCCGCGCCCTGCGCAAGTACGCGCGCCTGGAGGAGCTCGTCCTCGCCACCAAGGTCTTCAACCCCATGAGCGACAAGCCCAACATGGGCGGTCTGTCGCGCAAGCACGTGGTGCAGGGGTGCGAGGCGAGCCTCAAGCGGCTGGGTGTGGAGACGATCGACCTGTATCAAATCCACCGCATGGATCCGAACACGCCCATCGAGGAGACGCTCGCGGCGTTGGACCTGCTCGTGCGCCAGGGCAAGGTGCGCTACATCGGCGCGAGTTCCTCCGCCGCGTGGAAGTTCGCCCAGGCCCTGAGCCTCTCCGAGCGCCATGGCTGGGCGCGCTTCGTGTCCATGCAGAACCACTACAACCTCGTCTACCGCGAGGAGGAGCGCGAGATGCTCCCCCTGTGCGAAGCCGAGGGCATCGGGGTCATCCCCTGGTCTCCGCTCGCGCGCGGCCTGCTCGCCGGCACGCGCAAGTCCCTGGACGACAAGCAGACGACGACACGCGCGGGCTCGGATGCCTTCGCCGCCACGCTCTATGACAACCCTCATGACTGGGACGTCGTGGAGGCGGTGAAGAAGGTGGCCTCGGCCCGCGGCAACACCCCCGCCGAGGTGTCGCTCGCGTGGCTCCTGTCCAAGCCCGCCGTGGTGGCGCCCATCATCGGCGCCACCAAGATGGATCACCTCGAGGCCGCCCTGCGCTCGCTGGACGTGAAGCTGTCCCCGGAAGAAGTGAGGGCCCTGGAGGCGCCCTACCAGCCCCACGCCGTGCGCGGCTTCTGA
- a CDS encoding S1C family serine protease, which produces MLTFLLLATLAQAPALPGKEKEPPEDIEVPDEVPPAVVPPLPVATLPPATHELFERIKRRVAQVRIIERRSGTKSSIGSAFFVDAQGHAVTNYHVISSIVHQPEDYSVELVRDGQGEQPVPVRVVDVDVVHDLAVIQQDAPVKDWFELAATEPPQGTRLYAMGNPHDLGTTIVEGTYNGLVQDALYDKVHFSGAINPGMSGGPTVTSEGRVVGVNVATLGNQLGFLVPVAHARALVERARGQQGGDPTALLAVVGAQLLDNQQRITDRLLAEPLTAQGLGDYRVPGRWLPFLKCWGDTPLEPENPYTVTRYQCSSEEDIFLSGEHRTGVVAYDHAFVSSDELGPLRFAALYSATFGDDVGGVDATKADVTNFRCKTEFVQVGGMAVRAALCLRAYKKFPGLYDLALRAATNNASTSGVQTSLDLAGFSADNARALARRYLEALAWTK; this is translated from the coding sequence ATGTTGACCTTCCTTCTGCTCGCCACGCTGGCCCAGGCCCCGGCGCTTCCCGGTAAAGAGAAAGAGCCCCCGGAAGACATTGAGGTTCCGGACGAGGTGCCCCCGGCCGTGGTGCCTCCCCTGCCGGTGGCCACGCTGCCCCCGGCCACTCACGAACTCTTCGAGCGCATCAAACGCCGCGTGGCCCAGGTGCGCATCATCGAGCGGCGCAGCGGCACCAAGTCCTCCATCGGCTCGGCGTTCTTCGTGGACGCCCAGGGACACGCCGTCACCAACTACCACGTCATCTCCAGCATCGTGCACCAGCCGGAGGACTACTCCGTCGAGCTGGTGCGCGACGGCCAGGGCGAGCAGCCGGTACCGGTGCGGGTGGTGGACGTGGACGTGGTGCACGACCTGGCCGTCATCCAGCAGGACGCGCCGGTGAAGGACTGGTTCGAGCTGGCGGCGACGGAGCCGCCCCAGGGCACGCGGCTGTACGCCATGGGCAATCCGCACGATCTGGGCACCACCATCGTGGAGGGCACCTACAACGGCCTGGTGCAGGACGCGCTCTACGACAAGGTGCACTTCAGTGGCGCCATCAACCCGGGCATGAGCGGCGGCCCCACGGTGACGAGCGAGGGCCGGGTGGTGGGGGTCAACGTGGCCACGCTGGGCAACCAGCTCGGCTTCCTGGTGCCGGTGGCGCATGCCCGCGCGCTGGTGGAGCGGGCCCGGGGACAGCAGGGAGGAGATCCAACGGCGCTGCTCGCCGTGGTGGGCGCGCAGTTGCTGGACAACCAGCAGCGCATCACCGATCGCCTGCTGGCCGAGCCCCTGACGGCCCAGGGGCTCGGAGACTACCGGGTGCCGGGCCGCTGGCTGCCCTTCCTCAAGTGCTGGGGCGACACGCCGCTCGAGCCGGAGAATCCATACACCGTCACCCGCTACCAGTGCTCTTCCGAGGAGGACATCTTCCTGAGCGGAGAGCACCGCACCGGAGTGGTGGCCTATGATCATGCCTTCGTGTCGAGCGACGAGCTGGGGCCGCTGCGCTTCGCGGCGCTCTACTCGGCCACCTTCGGCGACGACGTGGGGGGAGTGGACGCCACGAAGGCGGACGTGACGAACTTCCGCTGCAAGACGGAGTTCGTGCAGGTGGGGGGCATGGCGGTGCGCGCGGCGCTGTGCCTGCGTGCCTACAAGAAGTTCCCCGGTCTGTACGATCTGGCGCTCCGGGCGGCGACGAACAACGCGAGCACCTCGGGGGTGCAGACGAGTCTGGATCTGGCGGGTTTCTCCGCGGACAACGCCCGCGCGCTGGCGCGCCGCTACCTGGAGGCACTCGCGTGGACGAAGTGA
- the argC gene encoding N-acetyl-gamma-glutamyl-phosphate reductase, which translates to MLMHKAAIGIIGASGYSGVEATHILAAHGQVELRLVTSDRWKGETVGRRLGIMGPLGQLRYAPLDQSAELARECEVVLLATPAESSLQLVPGLLEAGVRVIDLSGAFRLQDTAAYPAFYNFTHGSPALLAEAVYGLPELVSRERIARARLVSNPGCYATACALSVAPLLRAGLLDEGSLIFDAASGTTGAGRKGSEDMSFSEVDEDFRAYRVLRHQHTPEIAQTLAGVAGRQVPLTFTAHLLPLKRGILVTAYARLAKGATAAEARAALEKDYADCPFLSVESSADAVGLKAVVGTNRCTVGLAVDATGHDPGRVVVTAAIDNLVKGAAGQAVQNLNLMKGWEETLGLSTLRGFTP; encoded by the coding sequence ATGCTCATGCATAAGGCGGCGATCGGCATCATTGGCGCGTCCGGCTACTCCGGCGTCGAGGCGACCCACATCCTGGCGGCCCACGGGCAGGTGGAGCTGCGGCTGGTGACCAGCGACCGCTGGAAGGGCGAGACGGTGGGCCGCCGGCTGGGCATCATGGGCCCCCTGGGGCAGCTGCGCTATGCGCCGCTGGACCAGAGCGCCGAGCTGGCGCGCGAGTGCGAGGTGGTGCTGCTGGCCACGCCGGCCGAGTCCTCGCTCCAGCTCGTGCCGGGGCTGCTCGAGGCGGGCGTGCGGGTGATCGATCTCTCGGGCGCCTTCCGCCTCCAGGACACGGCGGCCTACCCGGCCTTCTACAACTTCACCCACGGCTCGCCCGCGCTGCTGGCGGAGGCCGTGTATGGCCTGCCGGAGCTCGTCTCGCGCGAGCGCATCGCCCGGGCACGGCTCGTGTCCAACCCGGGCTGCTACGCCACCGCGTGCGCGCTGTCCGTGGCGCCGCTGTTGCGCGCGGGGCTGCTCGACGAGGGCTCCCTCATCTTCGACGCCGCCTCGGGCACCACGGGCGCGGGCCGCAAGGGCAGCGAGGACATGAGCTTCAGCGAGGTGGACGAGGACTTCCGCGCCTACCGCGTGCTGCGCCACCAGCACACGCCGGAGATCGCCCAGACGCTCGCGGGGGTGGCCGGGCGCCAGGTGCCGCTCACCTTCACCGCGCACCTGTTGCCGCTCAAGCGCGGCATCCTCGTCACCGCCTACGCGCGCCTGGCCAAGGGCGCCACCGCCGCCGAGGCCCGCGCCGCCCTGGAGAAGGACTACGCGGACTGCCCCTTCCTCTCGGTGGAGTCCTCGGCGGACGCGGTGGGCCTCAAGGCCGTGGTGGGCACCAACCGCTGCACGGTGGGGCTCGCCGTGGACGCCACGGGGCATGATCCGGGCCGCGTGGTGGTGACGGCGGCGATCGACAACCTGGTCAAGGGCGCCGCGGGCCAGGCCGTGCAGAACCTCAACCTCATGAAGGGCTGGGAGGAAACGCTCGGCCTGTCCACCCTCCGGGGCTTCACGCCGTGA
- a CDS encoding tetratricopeptide repeat protein, which translates to MTPEARAEMVAQAERALRRGELDEALRLYETLGQAFPNDSALATKLAHLRESVDPQELQAARALQASNLPQSIPQGPSSPVAEGERLFSLGDYAGAAAAYRRALQERPDSELIRERLEELYRMARTLPVHSPTDRSLPRQAEPLLHALLDRLAARRRLKRD; encoded by the coding sequence ATGACCCCCGAAGCCCGCGCCGAGATGGTCGCCCAAGCCGAACGCGCCCTGCGCCGCGGAGAACTGGACGAGGCCCTGCGTCTCTACGAGACCCTCGGCCAGGCGTTCCCCAACGATTCCGCCCTCGCCACCAAACTCGCCCACCTGCGTGAGAGCGTGGATCCCCAGGAATTGCAGGCCGCGCGCGCCCTCCAGGCGAGCAACCTGCCCCAGTCCATTCCCCAGGGGCCTTCCTCCCCCGTCGCCGAGGGCGAGCGCCTCTTCAGCCTGGGCGACTACGCCGGCGCCGCCGCCGCCTACCGCCGCGCCCTCCAGGAGCGCCCCGACAGCGAGCTCATCCGTGAACGGCTCGAGGAACTCTACCGGATGGCGCGCACCCTCCCCGTTCACTCGCCAACGGACCGCTCGCTTCCCCGCCAGGCCGAGCCCCTCCTGCACGCCCTGCTGGACAGACTCGCCGCGCGCCGCCGTCTCAAGCGTGACTGA
- a CDS encoding FHA domain-containing protein — MDEVIFLEVLEGDDVVASRHRLERFPATVGRGYTNDVILDDPKVSASHLCIERTEEGALVLRDVGSHNGTFRVEPWARLAELVLTNDTRVAVGDTILRFRSRNHPVEDTRISAAPVAPRNHLFERPFAFPAMLAAAVVVALLDEYLTNFQKTNWGALALAVVLPVTAAFIWSGLWSLASKVTRRHFHFGAHGTIGSLGLLGVIAVPMLLNLVAYSLALGAWTRWLFLAGTLGWVGFVLFHHLRYVTRADPRRLGLMLGGVLVCLGALTQADSLLDEEEFSSALPVDRTLLPPAFRVVPARSMDSFFEDTRELQTEVDALAKEKP; from the coding sequence GTGGACGAAGTGATCTTCCTGGAGGTGTTGGAGGGGGATGACGTGGTGGCCTCGCGGCACCGGCTGGAGCGCTTTCCGGCGACGGTGGGACGGGGCTACACCAACGACGTCATCCTGGATGATCCGAAGGTGTCGGCCTCTCATCTGTGCATCGAGCGGACGGAGGAGGGAGCGTTGGTGCTGCGGGACGTGGGCAGCCACAACGGCACGTTCCGGGTGGAGCCCTGGGCGCGGCTGGCGGAGCTGGTGCTCACGAACGACACGCGCGTGGCGGTGGGGGACACGATCCTTCGCTTCCGGAGCCGCAACCACCCCGTGGAGGACACGCGCATCTCGGCGGCACCGGTGGCGCCACGGAATCACCTCTTCGAGCGGCCCTTCGCCTTCCCGGCGATGCTGGCGGCGGCGGTGGTGGTCGCCCTGCTCGACGAGTACCTGACGAACTTCCAGAAGACGAACTGGGGCGCGCTCGCGCTGGCGGTGGTGCTGCCGGTGACCGCCGCCTTCATCTGGTCGGGGCTGTGGTCGTTGGCGAGCAAGGTGACGCGGCGGCACTTCCACTTCGGGGCCCATGGCACCATTGGAAGCCTGGGGCTGCTCGGGGTGATCGCCGTTCCCATGTTGCTGAACCTGGTGGCGTACAGCCTGGCGCTGGGCGCGTGGACGCGGTGGTTGTTCCTGGCGGGCACCCTGGGGTGGGTGGGCTTCGTGCTCTTCCACCACCTGCGCTACGTGACACGAGCGGACCCCCGGAGGCTCGGACTCATGCTCGGAGGCGTGCTCGTGTGCCTCGGGGCGCTGACGCAGGCGGACTCGCTCCTGGACGAGGAGGAGTTCTCGTCCGCCCTGCCGGTGGATCGCACGCTGTTGCCGCCCGCGTTCCGGGTGGTGCCCGCCCGGAGCATGGACTCCTTCTTCGAGGATACGCGCGAGCTGCAGACGGAGGTGGACGCGCTCGCCAAGGAGAAACCCTGA
- a CDS encoding sigma 54-interacting transcriptional regulator — translation MASLTIRLPQGKVRTVLLHKRITSIGRSADNDVTLEDPSVPDSALHVLFDGARYQLGSLGATFQVNGKKRDSAVLATSDVIRVGATELVFTREEAAPGPAPVPSPLLSLTHEAEPTADPDSTTREVPGVVGRELLLLRRLTAFSARVLGGGASRDTLLENLLDEAIEVTRADKGFLILRDNGELRVKVARNLSRENLEDAVERVSDSIIEKVVRTRQPLILSDALEDPEFKASKSVVNLQMLSVMCVPLVRDDELFGVLYVGNDRLVNRFEPKSLDMLTIFAAQALLLIHNALLVNDLKLDNTELRKRLDDTRYGEIVGACQGMLDVYKRIDKIAPTDISVLITGETGTGKELIARELHRHSPRAKGPFVTINCGAIPENLLESELFGHVRGAFTGAVNTKVGRFQAAIGGTLFLDEIGEMPLQLQVKLLRALQEKVVYKVGDHRGEPVDIRVVTATNRVLEDEVRKGTFREDLYYRLNVVTLKLPPLRERGEDLFVLGKYFLQKYAKEFGARTRGFSPSATVAMKKYGWPGNIRELENRIKKAVVLSDKPLIGPDDLDLKPENLEPVLPLAEARERWQKQYIQEVYERNNRNKTKTAKDLGVDPRTIFRHFEKLEADKSGEPSPSAGDGDEELL, via the coding sequence ATGGCCAGCCTCACCATCCGCCTCCCCCAGGGCAAGGTCCGCACGGTTCTGCTCCACAAGCGCATCACCAGCATTGGCCGCTCGGCCGACAACGACGTGACGCTGGAGGACCCTTCCGTGCCGGACAGCGCCCTGCACGTGCTCTTCGATGGCGCGCGCTACCAGCTCGGCAGCCTGGGCGCCACCTTCCAGGTCAACGGCAAGAAGCGCGACAGCGCCGTGCTCGCCACGTCCGACGTCATCCGCGTGGGCGCCACCGAGCTGGTGTTCACCCGCGAGGAGGCCGCGCCCGGCCCGGCCCCCGTGCCCTCGCCTCTCCTGTCCCTCACCCACGAGGCCGAGCCGACGGCGGATCCCGACTCCACCACCCGTGAGGTGCCTGGCGTGGTGGGGCGCGAGTTGCTGCTGCTGCGCCGCCTCACCGCCTTCAGCGCCCGGGTGCTCGGCGGTGGCGCCAGCCGGGACACGCTGCTGGAGAACCTCCTGGACGAGGCCATCGAGGTGACGCGGGCGGACAAGGGCTTCCTCATCCTCCGGGACAACGGCGAGCTGCGCGTGAAGGTGGCGCGCAACCTCTCGCGCGAGAACCTGGAGGACGCGGTGGAGCGCGTGTCCGACTCCATCATCGAGAAGGTGGTGCGCACGCGCCAGCCGCTCATCCTCAGCGACGCGCTGGAGGATCCCGAGTTCAAGGCGAGCAAGTCCGTGGTGAACCTGCAGATGCTCTCCGTCATGTGCGTGCCACTGGTGCGCGACGACGAGCTCTTCGGCGTGCTCTACGTGGGCAACGATCGGCTGGTCAACCGCTTCGAGCCCAAGAGCCTGGACATGCTCACCATCTTCGCGGCCCAGGCGCTGCTGCTCATCCACAACGCGCTGCTGGTGAACGATCTGAAGCTGGACAACACCGAGCTGCGCAAGCGCCTGGACGACACGCGCTACGGGGAGATCGTCGGCGCCTGCCAGGGCATGCTCGACGTGTACAAGCGCATCGACAAGATCGCCCCCACGGACATCTCCGTGCTCATCACCGGCGAGACGGGCACGGGCAAGGAGCTCATCGCGCGCGAGCTGCACCGCCACTCGCCCCGCGCCAAGGGGCCCTTCGTCACCATCAACTGCGGCGCCATCCCCGAGAACCTCCTGGAGAGCGAGCTGTTCGGCCACGTGCGTGGCGCCTTCACCGGCGCGGTGAACACCAAGGTGGGGCGCTTCCAGGCGGCCATCGGCGGCACGCTCTTCCTCGACGAGATTGGCGAGATGCCGCTGCAACTCCAGGTGAAGCTGCTGCGCGCCCTGCAGGAGAAGGTCGTCTACAAGGTGGGAGACCACCGGGGCGAGCCCGTGGACATCCGCGTGGTGACGGCCACCAACCGGGTGCTGGAGGACGAGGTACGCAAGGGCACCTTCCGGGAGGACCTCTACTACCGGCTCAACGTGGTGACGCTCAAGCTGCCCCCCTTGCGCGAGCGCGGCGAGGATCTGTTCGTGCTCGGCAAGTACTTCCTGCAGAAGTACGCCAAGGAGTTCGGCGCCCGGACCAGGGGCTTCTCCCCCTCGGCCACGGTGGCCATGAAGAAGTACGGCTGGCCGGGCAACATCCGCGAGCTGGAAAACCGCATCAAGAAGGCCGTGGTGCTGTCGGACAAGCCGCTCATCGGGCCGGATGACCTGGACCTCAAGCCGGAGAACCTGGAGCCGGTGCTGCCCCTGGCCGAGGCGCGCGAGCGCTGGCAGAAGCAGTACATCCAGGAGGTCTACGAGCGGAACAACCGCAACAAGACCAAGACGGCCAAGGACCTGGGCGTGGACCCGCGCACCATCTTCCGCCACTTCGAGAAGCTGGAAGCGGACAAGAGCGGCGAGCCCTCGCCCTCCGCCGGAGACGGCGACGAGGAATTGTTGTAA
- the argJ gene encoding bifunctional glutamate N-acetyltransferase/amino-acid acetyltransferase ArgJ: MRVPPGFFFAGQHAGLKPQRKDVALVYSDTPCAAAGCFTANKARSAPVQDAEPRLPAADVQAVLVNSGNANALTGAAGLEAVRTLREELGRVLSVSPSAVLCASTGVIGHPLPVPKVSAVLAPLKEGLRPEADAAAEAIMTTDTRPKQVWRSVRLFDRDVTVSAIFKGSGMMHPSLATVIAVITTDCAIAPQPLATALRQAVSCSFNSLTVDGDMSPNDTVYALANGRAGNPTLTGPGPEWDAFTNTLMDLCQEMAREIAADGEGATKLLEVEVTGAPTPAIAQDLARAVAGSTLVKAAVFGADPNWGRVLATVGARAGTQGYAVDPYPARVTIQDVCVYEGAPQPYDATVLKARMREPEVRVEVHLTDGEATAVAWGCDLSYDYVKINADYTSLIVSKPDGGVGKDDRLANYSPAFKTTLLVESLSYISRFRGKRCVIRYGGAAMVKESLKQAFCRDIELLRSAGLQPIIVHGGGPELTRTLDKLGLRQEGVLVSDDSGLKVVEMVLSGSVNSDLVTILNNMGDRAVGLSGKDGAMIRARRMSTEDGRSREHVGEVTRVNPEFLEMMLGQGYVPVISPVGLGEDGLTYDLGSDVVAAEVAKALKAHKLVYLHDAPGILKDKELFSELTAEQLQTHLDAGAFSGSMQTRAIMAIKAIGGGVERVHVIDGRVPHSLIAELFTDKGVGTLVTR, translated from the coding sequence GTGAGGGTCCCTCCGGGATTCTTCTTCGCGGGACAGCACGCCGGCCTCAAGCCCCAGCGCAAGGACGTGGCGCTCGTCTACAGCGACACGCCCTGCGCCGCCGCGGGCTGCTTCACCGCCAACAAGGCCCGCTCCGCGCCCGTCCAGGACGCCGAGCCCCGCCTGCCCGCCGCGGACGTCCAGGCGGTGCTCGTCAACTCGGGCAACGCCAACGCCCTCACCGGCGCCGCGGGGCTCGAGGCCGTGCGCACCCTGCGCGAGGAGCTCGGCCGGGTGCTGTCGGTCTCCCCGTCCGCCGTCCTGTGCGCCTCCACGGGCGTCATCGGCCATCCGCTGCCCGTGCCCAAGGTGAGCGCGGTGCTCGCCCCGCTCAAGGAGGGCCTGCGCCCCGAGGCGGATGCCGCCGCCGAGGCCATCATGACCACCGACACGCGCCCCAAGCAGGTGTGGCGCTCGGTGCGGCTGTTCGACCGGGACGTGACCGTGTCCGCCATCTTCAAGGGCTCGGGGATGATGCACCCGTCGCTCGCCACGGTCATCGCCGTCATCACCACGGACTGCGCCATCGCCCCACAGCCGCTCGCCACCGCCCTGCGCCAGGCCGTGTCCTGCTCCTTCAACAGCCTGACGGTGGACGGGGACATGAGCCCCAACGACACCGTGTATGCGCTGGCCAACGGCCGGGCGGGCAACCCCACCCTCACCGGTCCCGGGCCGGAGTGGGACGCCTTCACCAACACCCTGATGGACCTGTGCCAGGAGATGGCGCGGGAGATCGCCGCGGATGGCGAGGGTGCCACCAAGCTCCTGGAAGTGGAGGTGACGGGGGCGCCCACCCCGGCGATCGCCCAGGATCTCGCGCGCGCCGTGGCGGGCTCCACCCTGGTGAAGGCCGCCGTCTTCGGAGCCGATCCCAACTGGGGCCGGGTGCTCGCCACCGTGGGCGCGCGCGCCGGCACCCAGGGCTACGCCGTGGACCCCTACCCCGCCCGGGTCACCATCCAGGACGTCTGCGTCTACGAGGGCGCGCCCCAGCCCTATGACGCCACGGTGCTCAAGGCCCGCATGCGCGAGCCCGAGGTGCGCGTGGAGGTGCACCTCACCGACGGCGAGGCCACCGCCGTGGCGTGGGGGTGCGATCTCTCGTACGACTACGTGAAGATCAACGCGGACTACACCTCGCTCATCGTGTCCAAGCCGGACGGCGGCGTGGGCAAGGATGACCGGCTGGCCAACTACAGCCCCGCCTTCAAGACGACGCTGCTCGTCGAGTCGCTCTCGTACATCTCGCGCTTCCGCGGCAAGCGCTGCGTCATCCGCTACGGCGGCGCGGCCATGGTGAAGGAGTCGCTCAAGCAGGCCTTCTGCCGCGACATCGAGCTTTTGCGCTCCGCGGGTCTGCAACCCATCATCGTCCACGGGGGCGGGCCGGAGCTCACCCGCACGTTGGACAAGCTGGGCCTGCGCCAGGAGGGCGTGCTCGTCTCGGACGACTCGGGCCTCAAGGTGGTGGAGATGGTGCTGTCGGGCTCGGTCAACTCGGACCTCGTCACCATCCTCAACAACATGGGGGACCGGGCCGTGGGCCTGTCCGGCAAGGACGGGGCGATGATCCGCGCCCGGCGCATGTCCACCGAGGACGGGCGCTCGCGCGAGCACGTGGGCGAGGTGACGCGCGTCAACCCCGAGTTCCTGGAGATGATGCTGGGCCAGGGCTACGTGCCCGTCATCTCCCCGGTGGGCCTGGGCGAGGACGGCCTCACGTATGACCTGGGCTCGGACGTGGTGGCCGCCGAGGTGGCCAAGGCCCTCAAGGCACACAAGCTCGTCTACCTGCACGACGCCCCGGGCATCCTCAAGGACAAGGAGCTCTTCAGCGAGCTGACGGCCGAGCAACTCCAGACGCACCTGGACGCCGGCGCCTTCAGCGGCAGCATGCAGACGCGCGCCATCATGGCCATCAAGGCCATTGGCGGGGGCGTGGAGCGGGTGCACGTCATCGACGGGCGCGTGCCCCACAGCCTCATCGCCGAGCTCTTCACCGACAAGGGCGTGGGAACACTTGTTACCCGTTGA